In Halorhabdus tiamatea SARL4B, a genomic segment contains:
- a CDS encoding metal-dependent hydrolase, which yields MHREGHIGAASLAYAPVGFVIFVVEFEGAAMAGAVGAGLLAMVPDYDQRVPGITHRGITHTVWFAALVGIALGLIGLAIGSSDGILAAIGLGVFGLLVGTVTILSHIAADALTPMGVEPFAPVRDDHYSYDVARAANPIANYGLLALGIAASGVALVVGNALTNI from the coding sequence ATGCATCGAGAGGGACACATCGGCGCCGCGTCGCTCGCCTACGCCCCGGTAGGATTCGTTATCTTCGTCGTGGAGTTCGAGGGGGCCGCAATGGCCGGAGCAGTCGGGGCCGGTCTCCTCGCCATGGTTCCGGATTACGACCAGCGAGTCCCCGGTATCACCCATCGCGGAATCACCCATACCGTCTGGTTCGCCGCTCTCGTCGGGATCGCGCTCGGCCTCATTGGTCTCGCAATTGGCTCAAGTGACGGCATTCTCGCGGCGATCGGTCTCGGCGTGTTCGGGTTACTGGTCGGGACAGTCACGATCCTCTCACACATCGCTGCAGACGCTCTCACGCCGATGGGAGTCGAACCATTCGCACCGGTTCGTGACGACCACTACTCCTACGACGTCGCCCGAGCGGCGAACCCGATCGCGAATTATGGATTACTGGCTTTGGGTATCGCTGCATCAGGAGTCGCACTAGTGGTAGGGAACGCCCTTACGAATATATGA